The Neomonachus schauinslandi chromosome 4, ASM220157v2, whole genome shotgun sequence genome includes a region encoding these proteins:
- the RCC2 gene encoding protein RCC2, which yields MGQLGLGNQTDAVPSPAQIMYNGQPITKMACGAEFSMIMDCKGNLYSFGCPEYGQLGHNSDGKFIARAQRIEYDCELVPRRVAIFIEKTKDGQILPVPNVVVRDVACGANHTLVLDSQKRVFSWGFGGYGRLGHAEQKDEMVPRLVKLFDFPGRGASQIYAGYTCSFAVSEVGGLFFWGATNTSRESTMYPKAVQDLCGWRIRSLACGKSSIIVAADESTISWGPSPTFGELGYGDHKPKSSTAAQEVKTLDGIFTEQVAMGYAHSLVIARDESETEKEKIKKLPEYNPRTL from the exons ATGGGGCAGCTCGGCCTCGGCAACCAGACGGACGCTGTCCCGAGCCCCGCGCAG ATAATGTACAACGGCCAGCCAATTACCAAAATGGCCTGTGGGGCTGAATTCAGTATGATAATGGACTGCAAAGGGAACCTCTATTCCTTTGGGTGCCCTGAATATGGTCAGCTGG GACACAACTCGGACGGGAAGTTCATCGCCAGGGCGCAACGGATAGAGTATGACTGCGAGCTGGTCCCCCGGCGTGTGGCCATCTTCATCGAGAAGACGAAAGACGGGCAGATTTTGCCAGTCCCAAATGTGGTCGTACGAGATGTGGCCTGTGGCGCTAATCACACG CTGGTTCTGGACTCTCAGAAGCGTGTCTTCTCCTGGGGCTTCGGTGGCTATGGCCGCCTGGGCCACGCCGAGCAGAAGGACGAGATGGTCCCTCGCCTGGTGAAGCTGTTCGACTTCCCCGGGCGCGGGGCATCCCAGATCTACGCCGGCTACACCTGCTCGTTTGCTGTCAGCGAAGTGG GTGGCCTGTTCTTCTGGGGGGCCACCAACACGTCCCGCGAGTCTACCATGTACCCGAAGGCCGTGCAGGACCTCTGTGGCTGGAGAATCCGGAGCCTGGCTTGTGG GAAGAGCAGCATCATCGTGGCCGCCGACGAGAGCACCATCAGCTGGGGCCCATCGCCGACCTTCGGGGAGCTG GGCTATGGGGACCACAAGCCCAAGTCCTCCACTGCGGCTCAGGAGGTGAAGACGCTGGATGGCATTTTCACAGAGCAG GTGGCCATGGGCTACGCGCACTCCCTGGTAATAGCTCGAGATGAAAGCGAGACCGAGAAAGAGAAGATCAAGAAACTGCCAGAGTACAACCCCCGGACCCTCTGA